One region of Skermanella mucosa genomic DNA includes:
- the otnK gene encoding 3-oxo-tetronate kinase, which produces MRLGIIADDFTGATDIAGFLVANGLSTIQLNGVPDKDLQVQADAVVISLKSRSNPPDEAVAMSLQALDWLRERDCEQFFFKYCSTFDSTARGNIGPVTDALLDALGEDLTVICPALPVNGRTIYNGYLFVNGVPLAESGMRHHPVTPMTDSNLMRLMEAQSRGKCGNVRSDDVARGPEAVKAALESLRAQGMRYAVLDVLNSDDVATVGKAVAGMKLVTGGSGLADGMAKAWTDRLSDPAQAAAAGRPSGERPVVLSGSCSQMTNAQVAAYKEEAPACPVDVVRCLADDDYAEELFAWVKDQQGGDLAPLVYATTDPDALGRIQKQYGAEQASAAVERTFGRLAKLLAEDGTDTFIVAGGETSGVVVQSLGVTGFHIGPQIAPGVPWVRAVDRPISLALKSGNFGGPRFFFDAQERQG; this is translated from the coding sequence ATGCGTCTCGGGATCATCGCCGACGACTTCACCGGAGCGACCGACATCGCGGGCTTCCTGGTCGCCAACGGGCTCAGCACCATCCAGCTCAACGGCGTGCCGGACAAGGACCTCCAGGTCCAGGCCGACGCCGTCGTGATCAGCCTCAAGTCGCGCTCCAACCCGCCGGACGAGGCGGTCGCCATGAGCCTCCAGGCGCTGGACTGGCTGCGCGAGCGGGACTGCGAGCAGTTCTTCTTCAAATACTGCTCGACCTTCGACAGCACCGCGCGCGGCAATATCGGCCCGGTGACCGACGCCCTGCTGGACGCCCTGGGCGAGGACCTGACGGTCATCTGCCCGGCGCTGCCGGTCAACGGGCGGACGATCTACAACGGCTACCTGTTCGTCAACGGCGTGCCGCTGGCCGAATCCGGCATGCGCCACCATCCGGTGACGCCCATGACCGACAGCAACCTGATGCGCCTGATGGAAGCGCAATCCAGGGGGAAATGCGGCAACGTCCGCAGCGACGACGTCGCCCGCGGGCCCGAGGCGGTCAAGGCCGCCCTGGAATCCCTGCGCGCCCAGGGCATGCGCTACGCCGTCCTCGACGTGCTGAACTCCGACGACGTGGCGACGGTCGGCAAGGCGGTCGCCGGCATGAAGCTGGTGACCGGCGGCTCCGGCCTGGCCGACGGCATGGCGAAGGCCTGGACCGACCGGCTCAGCGACCCGGCACAGGCGGCGGCCGCCGGCCGGCCGTCGGGCGAGCGGCCGGTCGTGCTGTCCGGCTCCTGCTCCCAGATGACCAACGCCCAGGTCGCGGCCTACAAGGAAGAGGCGCCGGCCTGCCCGGTGGACGTCGTCCGCTGCCTGGCCGACGACGACTACGCCGAGGAGCTGTTCGCCTGGGTGAAGGACCAGCAGGGCGGCGACCTGGCGCCGCTGGTCTACGCGACCACCGATCCCGACGCGCTCGGCCGGATCCAGAAGCAGTACGGCGCCGAGCAGGCCAGCGCCGCGGTGGAGCGGACCTTCGGCCGGCTCGCGAAGCTGCTGGCGGAGGACGGCACCGACACCTTCATCGTCGCCGGGGGCGAGACCTCCGGCGTGGTGGTGCAGTCGCTCGGCGTGACCGGCTTCCATATCGGTCCGCAGATCGCGCCGGGCGTTCCCTGGGTGCGGGCGGTGGACCGGCCGATCTCGCTGGCGCTGAAGTCGGGCAATTTCGGCGGGCCGCGATTCTTCTTCGATGCGCAGGAACGGCAGGGCTGA
- a CDS encoding YfiR family protein: MPRRSFLDLTLKTVAILALMLSAGGLVSEVSAAPSEYEVKAAFLYNFAKFTDWPSAQNAGPGPFTICILGKDPFGTALDVLEGKPVDGRPVAIRRMMEPGDLQRCWIMFVGHPYADGMERLAGDLQGQPILTVGDNPGFVRSGGMIGFILDDGRIRFEIDPDRISPAGLSISSQLLNLAVIVRSKESSGW, from the coding sequence ATGCCTCGCCGTTCCTTCCTCGACCTGACCTTGAAAACCGTGGCGATTCTGGCCTTGATGCTCTCGGCCGGCGGTCTCGTCTCCGAGGTCTCCGCGGCTCCCAGCGAGTACGAGGTCAAAGCCGCGTTCCTTTACAACTTCGCTAAGTTCACTGATTGGCCTTCCGCGCAAAACGCGGGTCCGGGACCGTTCACCATCTGCATACTGGGCAAAGATCCCTTCGGCACGGCGCTGGACGTGCTGGAGGGAAAGCCCGTGGATGGGAGACCTGTCGCCATCCGACGAATGATGGAGCCAGGAGACCTGCAACGGTGCTGGATCATGTTCGTCGGGCACCCATACGCCGATGGGATGGAACGCCTCGCCGGGGATTTGCAAGGGCAACCCATTCTGACCGTCGGGGACAATCCCGGGTTCGTCCGCTCGGGTGGCATGATCGGTTTCATACTCGACGACGGACGCATCCGGTTCGAGATCGATCCCGACCGGATCTCTCCGGCTGGACTGTCCATCAGTTCGCAGCTTCTGAACCTGGCGGTCATCGTTCGCAGCAAGGAGAGTTCGGGATGGTGA
- a CDS encoding TonB-dependent receptor plug domain-containing protein encodes MRLRLGFQALLSVFTAALLPMAPGATAAERAGIADLTHLSLEDLMNLRVEVTSASKRTETLGKVAAAVSVLTGDDIRRSGATNIPDALRLIPGVQVARINASKYAISARGFNGRFANKLLVLIDGRSIYTPLFSGVFWELQDTLLEDVDRIEVIRGPGATLWGANAVNGVINIITKPASQTQGLLVTGSAGDEERGSGGIRFGDTFADGDGHYRIYAKHMRRDAGLTGSGKEASDDVNRSRFGFRADWSAGPTDRFTAQGGITTGRAGESSTMFEPTAPLARTVEEQDRLLNADILGRWTRTLSTASEISLRAYVSRESIHLPQVKATNDTLDVEFQHHVKPLERHDMVLGAGYRLHSDDVESTFSLSVEPDRRTEQVINAFVQDEITLIPDMLRFTIGSKFEYNGYSGVELQPSARLLWTPAADHTFWTAVSRAVRTPSRAEDDIRIVQTAQPGPGGLPVTVEATGQRGFDAEDLLAFEAGYRTSPAANLSLDLAAFYNIYDNLLSLEPQPVAFAGSPAPRFALPLLAGNRLSARTWGAEVAAEWQPVESWRLRSAYTLLKMDAESETGSGDTVSAAAANGSSPQHQFNIQSSTDLTEDIEVDVILRHVGDLPALGIDGYTTLDARIGWRAAAGVELSLVGQNLVGGSRLEYRPEFLSTDPTRVERGVYAKATVRF; translated from the coding sequence GTGCGACTTAGGCTCGGTTTCCAGGCGCTGCTGTCGGTTTTCACCGCAGCTCTCCTGCCGATGGCGCCCGGCGCAACTGCAGCCGAACGGGCCGGTATCGCAGATCTTACGCACCTAAGCCTCGAGGATCTGATGAACCTCCGGGTCGAGGTCACGTCGGCATCGAAGCGGACCGAGACTCTGGGCAAGGTCGCCGCAGCCGTTTCCGTCCTGACCGGTGACGACATCCGGCGTTCCGGCGCCACCAACATTCCAGACGCGCTTCGCCTGATCCCCGGGGTCCAGGTGGCCCGGATCAACGCCAGCAAGTACGCGATTTCGGCGCGGGGGTTCAACGGGCGGTTCGCCAACAAGCTCCTGGTGCTGATCGACGGGCGCAGCATCTATACGCCCCTGTTCTCTGGCGTCTTCTGGGAACTTCAGGATACGCTGCTGGAGGATGTCGACCGCATCGAGGTGATCCGCGGCCCCGGCGCAACGCTTTGGGGCGCCAACGCGGTCAACGGCGTGATCAACATCATCACGAAGCCAGCCTCGCAGACCCAGGGCTTGCTGGTGACCGGCTCCGCCGGCGATGAGGAACGGGGGTCGGGCGGAATTCGGTTCGGCGACACCTTCGCCGATGGGGACGGCCACTACCGGATTTATGCCAAGCACATGCGCCGTGACGCGGGCCTGACCGGGTCTGGGAAAGAGGCGTCCGACGACGTGAATCGCAGCCGCTTCGGCTTCCGCGCGGATTGGAGCGCCGGCCCGACGGACAGATTCACTGCGCAGGGCGGCATCACCACCGGACGGGCAGGCGAAAGCTCCACGATGTTCGAACCCACGGCACCTTTAGCCCGCACGGTCGAAGAACAGGACAGGCTGCTGAATGCTGACATCCTGGGACGATGGACCCGGACTCTTTCGACTGCCTCGGAGATTTCGCTCCGGGCCTATGTCAGCCGGGAGTCCATCCACCTGCCCCAGGTAAAGGCGACGAATGACACCCTGGACGTGGAGTTCCAGCATCACGTCAAACCGCTGGAACGACACGATATGGTCTTGGGGGCCGGATACCGGCTGCACTCCGACGATGTCGAAAGTACCTTCTCCCTTTCGGTCGAACCGGACCGGCGGACGGAACAGGTGATCAACGCTTTCGTTCAGGACGAGATCACGCTGATTCCCGACATGCTCCGCTTCACCATAGGGTCCAAGTTCGAATATAATGGCTACAGCGGCGTCGAACTGCAGCCGAGCGCCCGCCTGCTTTGGACCCCCGCGGCGGATCATACGTTCTGGACCGCCGTATCGCGCGCGGTTCGCACGCCGTCACGGGCTGAGGACGACATCCGGATCGTTCAGACGGCTCAGCCCGGGCCGGGCGGATTGCCGGTGACGGTCGAGGCGACGGGACAACGTGGCTTCGATGCGGAAGATCTGCTTGCGTTCGAAGCCGGTTACCGGACCAGCCCCGCCGCCAATCTGTCGCTCGACTTGGCTGCCTTCTACAACATTTACGACAACCTCCTGTCTCTGGAGCCGCAGCCGGTCGCCTTCGCCGGCTCCCCGGCGCCCCGGTTCGCGTTGCCGCTCCTGGCCGGCAACCGCCTTAGCGCCAGGACCTGGGGAGCCGAAGTCGCCGCCGAGTGGCAGCCGGTCGAAAGCTGGCGGCTTCGCAGCGCTTACACCTTGCTGAAGATGGACGCGGAGTCCGAGACCGGCAGCGGCGACACCGTCTCTGCGGCCGCCGCCAACGGCAGCAGTCCGCAGCACCAGTTCAATATCCAGTCCTCCACCGACTTGACGGAAGACATCGAAGTCGACGTAATCCTTCGACATGTCGGTGATCTGCCGGCGCTCGGGATCGACGGCTACACTACCCTGGATGCGCGCATAGGCTGGCGGGCGGCGGCGGGCGTGGAGTTGTCCCTGGTCGGGCAGAATCTCGTCGGCGGCTCCCGCCTTGAATACCGCCCGGAGTTCCTGTCCACCGATCCAACCCGCGTGGAGCGCGGCGTCTATGCCAAAGCGACGGTGCGATTCTGA
- a CDS encoding ATP-binding protein: MVTLFRLMPLRRKLITIMLLTSGISLLMITAALILHEEVRFRESAVNQLASIGKVIAANTTAALSFDDPGAAGDTLAALAAHPEIRQAHIIRRDGALFAAYPAGRDSAAPGSDEDDHWDRDFLDRSLETIRAGESGEFYSFRPNELDVYVTIRLDDELLGLVHLTSDMTELSSNLSRYYGIVALAAVMSLLVTVVVSARLQRVVSAPIMDLTRTMAGVSQSNDYAVRLPRRYTDARYPARRGDEIDALIDGFNDMLLQIGLRDERLARQGEILESQVADRTAALSTANDELERTVRELRHAKRTAEAANRAKSEFLANMSHEIRTPMNGVLGMMELLLETDLSDRQRRYADAVRRSGETLVSLINSILDLSKIEAGKMELELGTLDVRTLVRDLTDFFDGQAAAKGVNLACFVPASIPGGLIGDAGRLRQILTNLIGNAIKFTGNGGTVTVRVGPADVTPGQDASAGPVRLRFEVADTGIGIQPDKQATIFEVFAQADGSTTRRYGGTGLGLAIARQLCALMGGEIGVASAPGSGSTFWFTVQFRQLADVEPAPGAGAAASGRVHGPDGARRLSGRVLLVEDNPVNREVATERLMRLGCTVDVAANGIEALDRARHHSYDLILMDCQMPELDGFDATRAIRLDETRLPGTRARHVPIVALTANALEGDRERCLAAGMDDYLAKPFSHSQLSDVVGRWLTPGGYPPVGEPGRMETTESLGPLDSRTLDELRRMAGGGRPDLLASVARIYLESTPELLERLRAGAKIGDWHLLAATAHALKSSSGSIGAAELSARCRDLETAARRAAGGAAPDDLVPGRVVGAIEAEYGRVCAALASLAPPTPAETISS; the protein is encoded by the coding sequence ATGGTGACGCTGTTCCGCCTGATGCCGCTTCGGCGCAAGCTGATCACCATCATGCTGCTGACCAGCGGCATCAGTCTCCTGATGATCACGGCGGCTCTAATCCTGCACGAGGAAGTCCGCTTCCGCGAGAGTGCCGTCAATCAACTCGCCTCGATCGGCAAGGTCATCGCGGCCAATACCACTGCGGCGCTGTCGTTCGACGATCCTGGGGCGGCCGGGGACACCCTCGCGGCATTGGCCGCTCATCCGGAGATCCGACAGGCGCACATCATCCGGCGCGACGGCGCACTATTCGCGGCATATCCCGCGGGCCGCGATTCGGCGGCCCCGGGTTCCGACGAGGATGATCACTGGGACCGGGATTTCCTCGATCGCTCCCTCGAAACGATCCGGGCAGGAGAAAGCGGGGAATTCTATTCCTTCCGGCCGAACGAGCTGGACGTCTATGTCACCATCCGCCTGGACGATGAACTGCTGGGTCTCGTCCATCTAACGTCGGACATGACCGAACTCAGCAGCAATCTCTCCCGCTATTACGGCATCGTGGCGCTTGCCGCAGTCATGTCGCTGCTGGTCACCGTCGTGGTCTCGGCTCGGCTCCAGCGGGTGGTCTCCGCGCCGATTATGGATCTGACCAGGACCATGGCGGGCGTTTCCCAGTCCAACGACTATGCTGTCCGCCTGCCCCGCCGATATACGGACGCGCGCTATCCCGCACGCCGCGGTGACGAGATCGACGCGCTGATCGACGGCTTCAATGACATGCTGCTTCAGATCGGGTTGAGGGACGAGCGGCTTGCCCGCCAGGGCGAGATCCTCGAATCCCAGGTCGCCGATCGCACCGCCGCTCTCTCGACCGCCAATGACGAACTGGAGCGGACCGTCCGTGAGCTCCGGCACGCGAAGCGGACCGCGGAGGCGGCGAACCGCGCGAAGTCCGAATTCCTGGCGAACATGAGCCACGAGATCCGGACACCCATGAACGGCGTGCTCGGCATGATGGAACTGCTTCTCGAAACCGATCTGTCGGACCGGCAGCGGCGTTACGCCGACGCTGTGCGGCGCTCCGGAGAAACCCTTGTCAGCCTGATCAACTCGATCCTCGACCTGTCGAAGATCGAGGCCGGAAAGATGGAGCTGGAACTGGGTACGCTGGATGTCCGGACGCTCGTCCGCGACCTGACCGATTTCTTCGACGGACAAGCCGCCGCCAAGGGCGTCAACCTCGCCTGCTTCGTGCCGGCTTCAATTCCCGGTGGGCTGATCGGCGATGCCGGACGCCTCCGGCAGATCCTGACCAACCTGATCGGCAACGCGATCAAGTTCACCGGGAACGGCGGCACGGTGACGGTACGGGTCGGACCCGCCGACGTGACGCCGGGGCAGGATGCATCAGCCGGACCGGTGCGGCTGCGGTTCGAGGTGGCCGACACCGGCATCGGTATTCAGCCTGACAAGCAGGCAACCATCTTCGAAGTATTCGCCCAGGCCGACGGCTCGACCACCCGGCGTTACGGCGGGACCGGGCTGGGACTAGCGATCGCCCGCCAGCTCTGCGCCCTGATGGGAGGGGAGATCGGGGTCGCCAGTGCGCCCGGCAGCGGCTCGACATTCTGGTTCACCGTCCAGTTCCGCCAGCTTGCCGACGTCGAACCTGCCCCAGGGGCCGGAGCTGCGGCGTCGGGGCGCGTGCACGGTCCGGACGGCGCGCGGCGTCTGTCGGGTCGCGTCCTGCTGGTCGAGGACAATCCGGTCAACCGCGAAGTCGCTACTGAAAGGCTGATGCGGCTGGGGTGCACTGTAGATGTGGCAGCCAACGGGATCGAGGCGCTCGACCGCGCGCGCCATCACAGTTACGACCTGATCCTGATGGATTGTCAGATGCCCGAGCTGGACGGCTTCGACGCGACCCGGGCGATCCGCCTGGACGAGACTCGGCTGCCAGGAACGAGGGCCAGGCACGTGCCGATCGTCGCCCTGACCGCAAACGCACTGGAAGGAGACCGGGAGCGCTGCCTCGCCGCGGGAATGGACGATTACCTCGCGAAACCATTCAGCCATAGTCAGCTGTCCGACGTCGTGGGACGCTGGCTGACTCCCGGCGGGTATCCGCCTGTCGGGGAGCCCGGCAGAATGGAGACGACGGAGTCCCTCGGGCCGCTGGACTCGCGGACTCTCGACGAACTGCGCCGGATGGCCGGCGGCGGCAGGCCGGACCTCCTGGCCAGCGTCGCGAGAATCTATCTGGAAAGCACGCCGGAGCTGCTGGAACGCCTCCGCGCGGGAGCGAAGATCGGCGATTGGCACCTCCTGGCCGCGACAGCCCACGCGCTGAAATCGAGCAGCGGCAGCATCGGAGCCGCGGAGCTGTCGGCCCGGTGCCGGGATTTGGAAACAGCGGCCCGCCGGGCCGCCGGTGGGGCGGCCCCGGACGACTTGGTGCCCGGCCGGGTGGTCGGCGCCATCGAGGCGGAGTATGGACGGGTGTGCGCCGCCCTTGCCTCCCTCGCGCCGCCGACGCCAGCCGAAACGATCAGCTCTTGA
- the otnC gene encoding 3-oxo-tetronate 4-phosphate decarboxylase, with the protein MTRENEARDVLCRMGDLMYRRGLVHGSSGNLSVRLDDGWLVTPTNSSLGLLDPARLSRLDASGRHVGGDPPSKEAFLHTCVYDVRPDAGAIVHTHSTHSVAVSCLDHKPGAPVLPPLTAYYVMRVGDLALVPYYRPGDERLALAVKEMALKHAAVLLANHGPVIAGKSLNDALYALEELEETAKLHFLLHVHPTRPLTPEQVEELGVVFKS; encoded by the coding sequence ATGACGAGGGAAAACGAAGCCCGCGATGTCCTGTGCCGGATGGGCGACCTGATGTACCGGCGGGGGCTGGTCCACGGGTCCTCGGGCAATCTCAGCGTCCGGCTGGACGACGGCTGGCTGGTGACGCCGACCAACAGCTCGCTGGGCCTGCTCGACCCTGCGCGGCTGTCCCGGCTGGACGCCTCCGGCCGTCATGTCGGCGGCGACCCGCCGTCCAAGGAAGCCTTCCTGCATACCTGCGTCTACGACGTGCGGCCGGACGCGGGGGCCATCGTCCATACCCACTCGACGCACTCGGTCGCGGTGTCGTGCCTGGACCACAAGCCCGGCGCGCCCGTCCTGCCGCCGCTGACCGCGTACTACGTGATGCGCGTCGGCGACCTCGCCCTGGTGCCCTATTACCGCCCGGGCGACGAGCGGCTGGCCCTGGCGGTCAAGGAGATGGCGCTCAAGCATGCGGCGGTCCTGCTGGCGAACCACGGCCCCGTGATCGCCGGCAAGAGCCTGAACGACGCGCTCTACGCGCTGGAGGAACTGGAGGAGACCGCCAAGCTCCACTTCCTGCTGCACGTGCACCCGACCCGGCCGCTGACGCCGGAGCAGGTCGAGGAGTTGGGCGTCGTCTTCAAGAGCTGA
- a CDS encoding GntP family permease, with amino-acid sequence MNGAVSAVGPTAIFGLAFAIFILIVLVLRTKIHPVLALVVAASISGLSAGMAPEAVVKSITTGFGATLSTIGLVIGFGVMMGRILEISGAAERMALSFVRTLGEKREEWAMTATGYIVSIPIFCDSAFVILSPLVRALAQNTGKSLLTLGISLAGGLMLTHHAVPPTPGPLGVAGIYGIDIGLMIFWGVVLTLPSTFVLVWYARFMGPRIEAMIQRDTGEDLSAAYRQFKDAEQARSSELPPLWLSVLPIVVPIVLIFVNTLVAGIVKASGDAALAASLPVQIAAFVGNPVIAVGLGVVVAVYGLASRRPRNEVIMEMEKGVESAGIILLVTGAGGALGAVLRDSGTGQYMGELVATLPLPAVLIPFVISSLVRLIQGSGTVAMITGASISAPILMQIPDVNMVFAAQAAAIGSMAFGYFNDSYFWVINRMLGVKNAKHQMLVWSVPTTLCWATAMVTLLVANALVG; translated from the coding sequence ATGAACGGCGCGGTCTCCGCGGTCGGTCCCACGGCCATCTTCGGCCTGGCGTTCGCCATCTTCATCCTGATCGTGCTGGTCCTGCGCACGAAGATCCACCCCGTCCTGGCGCTGGTCGTCGCCGCCTCGATCTCCGGCCTGTCGGCCGGCATGGCGCCGGAAGCGGTCGTCAAGTCGATCACGACGGGCTTCGGCGCCACGCTCTCCACCATCGGCCTCGTCATCGGCTTCGGCGTCATGATGGGCCGCATCCTGGAAATCTCCGGCGCCGCCGAACGCATGGCGCTCAGCTTCGTCCGTACGCTCGGCGAGAAGCGGGAGGAATGGGCGATGACGGCCACCGGCTACATCGTCTCGATCCCGATCTTCTGCGACAGCGCCTTCGTCATCCTGAGCCCGCTGGTCCGGGCGCTGGCCCAGAACACCGGCAAGTCGCTGCTGACGCTCGGCATCTCCCTGGCGGGCGGCCTGATGCTGACCCACCACGCGGTTCCGCCGACCCCGGGACCCCTGGGCGTCGCCGGCATCTACGGCATCGACATCGGCCTGATGATCTTCTGGGGCGTCGTGCTGACCCTGCCCAGCACCTTCGTGCTGGTCTGGTACGCCCGCTTCATGGGTCCGCGGATCGAGGCGATGATCCAGCGCGACACCGGCGAGGACCTGAGCGCCGCCTACCGCCAGTTCAAGGACGCCGAGCAGGCGCGGTCGTCCGAGCTGCCGCCGCTGTGGCTGTCGGTCCTGCCGATCGTCGTCCCGATCGTGCTTATCTTCGTCAACACGCTGGTCGCGGGCATCGTCAAGGCGAGCGGCGACGCCGCCCTGGCGGCCTCCCTGCCGGTCCAGATCGCGGCCTTCGTCGGCAACCCGGTCATCGCGGTCGGCCTGGGCGTCGTCGTGGCGGTCTACGGCCTGGCGTCGCGCCGGCCGCGCAACGAAGTCATCATGGAGATGGAGAAGGGCGTCGAGAGCGCCGGCATCATCCTGCTGGTCACCGGCGCCGGTGGCGCGCTGGGCGCGGTGCTGCGCGACAGCGGCACCGGCCAGTACATGGGCGAGCTGGTGGCGACCCTGCCGCTGCCGGCCGTGCTGATCCCGTTCGTGATCTCCTCCCTGGTGCGGCTGATCCAGGGCAGCGGCACGGTCGCGATGATCACCGGCGCCTCGATCTCAGCCCCGATCCTGATGCAGATCCCGGACGTCAACATGGTGTTCGCGGCCCAGGCGGCGGCGATCGGATCGATGGCGTTCGGTTACTTCAACGACAGCTACTTCTGGGTGATCAACCGGATGCTGGGCGTCAAGAACGCGAAGCACCAGATGCTCGTCTGGTCGGTTCCGACCACGCTATGCTGGGCCACCGCCATGGTGACCCTGCTGGTCGCCAACGCCTTGGTGGGTTGA
- a CDS encoding DeoR/GlpR family DNA-binding transcription regulator, whose protein sequence is MAKVPMIPAERQHFITSSLAGRGVISIAELTDLLGVSHMTVRRDIQQLERHGHVMTVPGGVRLPERISVEPSHVVKSRLQHEQKAAIGRAAAALVPEGAVVYLDAGTTTLEIARRLPERSDITVVTNDFVVAGYLARHSACRLYHTGGEVERENQSCVGDTAAQAIRRYNFDVAFLSTSSWGMRGVSTPAENKVPVKQAIVQSAVKAVLVTDSTKYGKVGTFNAVPLDALGAIVTDDGLAPNVRDAIARMGITVHIADHFPDSGAA, encoded by the coding sequence ATGGCCAAGGTTCCGATGATCCCGGCCGAGCGCCAGCACTTCATCACGTCCAGCCTCGCCGGCCGGGGGGTCATCAGCATCGCGGAGCTGACCGACCTGCTCGGCGTGTCCCACATGACGGTCCGCCGCGACATCCAGCAGCTTGAGCGCCACGGGCACGTCATGACGGTGCCGGGCGGCGTGCGGCTGCCGGAGCGGATCTCGGTCGAGCCGTCCCACGTGGTCAAGTCGCGCCTGCAGCACGAGCAGAAGGCCGCCATCGGCCGCGCCGCGGCGGCCCTGGTGCCCGAAGGCGCCGTCGTCTACCTGGACGCGGGAACGACCACGCTGGAGATCGCCCGGCGGCTGCCGGAGCGGTCGGACATCACGGTCGTCACCAACGACTTCGTCGTCGCCGGCTATCTGGCCCGCCACTCCGCCTGCCGGCTCTACCATACCGGCGGCGAGGTGGAGCGCGAGAACCAGTCCTGCGTCGGCGACACGGCGGCCCAGGCGATCCGGCGCTACAACTTCGACGTCGCGTTCCTGTCCACCTCGTCCTGGGGCATGCGCGGGGTCTCGACGCCGGCGGAGAACAAGGTCCCGGTCAAGCAGGCGATCGTGCAGAGCGCGGTGAAGGCCGTGCTGGTCACGGACTCCACCAAGTACGGCAAGGTCGGGACTTTCAACGCCGTGCCGCTGGACGCCCTCGGCGCCATCGTGACCGACGACGGGCTGGCCCCGAACGTGCGCGACGCCATCGCGAGGATGGGCATAACCGTCCATATCGCGGACCACTTCCCGGACTCCGGGGCAGCCTGA
- the denD gene encoding D-erythronate dehydrogenase produces MKLVVTGGAGFLGARLIGTLLSQGAAPGFPEFSSIVSVDLAPCPVTDPRVRSVIGNIADKDFIDGVVTPDVAAVYHLAAVVSGQAEADFDLGMAVNLDGTRILLEACRRLPAPPRFVFASSLAVFGGTLPDVVPDDIAVMPQSSYGAQKAIGELLVNDFSRKGFVDGRVCRLPTIVVRPGKPNAAASSFASGIIREPLAGVESVCPVPADTRLWISSPSTVIANLIHAGAVEGARFDGHRTVNLPGLSVTVAEMLDSLERVGGKEARVRVSFREDERIKKIVLSWPGDFDVSRGLSLGFERDRDFDTVVRSHRGDHGL; encoded by the coding sequence ATGAAACTCGTCGTCACCGGCGGGGCCGGCTTTCTCGGCGCCCGCCTGATCGGCACGCTGCTGTCGCAAGGCGCCGCACCCGGCTTCCCGGAATTCTCCTCGATCGTCTCGGTCGATCTTGCGCCCTGTCCGGTCACCGACCCGCGCGTCCGGTCGGTCATCGGCAACATCGCCGACAAGGATTTCATCGACGGCGTCGTCACGCCTGACGTCGCCGCGGTCTACCATCTCGCCGCCGTGGTCAGCGGGCAGGCGGAGGCCGACTTCGACCTCGGCATGGCGGTCAACCTGGACGGCACCCGCATCTTGCTGGAAGCCTGCCGGCGCCTGCCCGCGCCGCCGCGCTTCGTCTTCGCCAGTTCGCTGGCGGTGTTCGGCGGCACGCTGCCCGACGTGGTTCCCGACGACATCGCGGTGATGCCGCAATCGTCCTACGGCGCCCAGAAGGCGATCGGCGAGCTGCTGGTCAACGACTTCTCCCGGAAGGGCTTCGTGGACGGCCGGGTCTGCCGCCTGCCGACCATCGTGGTGCGCCCGGGCAAGCCGAACGCCGCCGCGTCGTCCTTCGCCAGCGGCATCATCCGCGAGCCGCTGGCCGGGGTCGAGAGCGTCTGCCCGGTGCCGGCCGACACCCGCCTGTGGATCTCCTCGCCGTCCACCGTGATCGCGAACCTGATCCACGCCGGCGCGGTCGAGGGCGCGCGGTTCGACGGCCACCGCACTGTCAACCTGCCCGGCCTGTCCGTTACCGTCGCCGAAATGCTCGACAGCCTGGAGAGGGTCGGCGGCAAGGAGGCCCGCGTCCGCGTCAGCTTCCGGGAGGACGAGCGCATCAAGAAGATCGTCCTGAGCTGGCCCGGCGACTTCGACGTCTCCCGCGGCCTCTCCCTCGGCTTCGAGCGGGACCGCGATTTCGACACCGTGGTGCGCAGCCACAGGGGCGACCACGGCCTGTAG